Proteins from one Listeria weihenstephanensis genomic window:
- a CDS encoding DEAD/DEAH box helicase: MNENEQKYLDKSMKNLRIKVIRQVYNDEFVDEALLGITDLDIYSTSDSFFTKVNKAARQSLINKNITMTSEQEQCLQLLQKGNLFISAPTSFGKTFIALEYIMRNTSKIDDVVFVVPTIALMNEIREKCFSYFGRIYTLITSDAELKQYYDTSKKIIIVVPERISTRLFQQYLSANKIDLLVYDEIYKLNSIDSAEKSDKRNEHSRLIKMNYIYKYLIHRANKILLLGPFIKSVSFDRSNIKIEKFITNLNIVYNKINYTPELMNYFGESDEKRFVYFLTPGRIKRFLENNSHMNFEYEGYDDEIIEWISENIHPEWYYVEYLKQGIGIHHGKTPIFLRKYIENEYAKLDGCIHTILCTSTLVEGINTPTNNLVIVDKPRNVFELNNLIGRVGRLNIENPKRGEVYITNKETYEMYNPDDWIDLKILFESSEISTDSIEDECLYLDKELPQEAQESVDSLSNRLDEKFGIRYAEIIEAGIEFKILDRFIDNFDGITNHEKEIRVISDIKFKILNVDNKYLNGTKLKTYSFYNQNSEEKYISFDPVYNMLVSTKGMKFVIDKFIKTYSEYTTEDINLFIDTLFQIDEFIKFKMMKIITIYELFDEKGIFNREQNRAFIQSMNMIKAYSDSEDGYERILVDLGFPKEDINLISNKIVRYLDTNGTENKLIKLKKDRTVFNQLSPFGKGIINKMRSHD, from the coding sequence ATGAATGAGAATGAACAGAAATATTTAGATAAAAGTATGAAAAATCTTAGAATTAAGGTAATAAGACAAGTATACAACGACGAATTTGTTGATGAAGCATTATTAGGCATTACTGATTTAGATATTTATTCTACAAGTGACAGCTTTTTTACTAAAGTGAATAAAGCAGCTAGGCAATCTTTGATTAACAAAAATATAACCATGACAAGTGAACAAGAACAATGTTTACAGTTACTTCAAAAAGGAAATCTCTTTATAAGCGCTCCAACTAGTTTCGGGAAAACATTTATCGCTTTAGAATACATCATGCGTAATACCTCGAAAATTGATGATGTAGTTTTTGTTGTACCAACTATTGCATTGATGAATGAAATAAGGGAAAAATGTTTCTCTTATTTTGGTAGAATCTATACATTGATAACGTCTGATGCGGAACTAAAACAGTATTATGATACTTCAAAAAAAATAATAATAGTTGTACCAGAGCGGATTAGTACAAGATTATTCCAGCAATATTTAAGTGCAAACAAGATAGACTTGTTGGTTTATGATGAGATATATAAACTTAATTCAATTGATTCTGCTGAAAAGAGTGATAAAAGAAATGAGCACAGTAGATTAATTAAGATGAATTACATATATAAGTATCTAATTCATAGAGCCAATAAAATATTATTATTAGGACCATTCATAAAGAGTGTTAGTTTTGACAGATCTAACATAAAGATTGAAAAATTCATAACAAATTTAAATATTGTATATAATAAGATAAATTATACCCCTGAGTTGATGAACTACTTTGGAGAGAGTGATGAAAAAAGATTTGTGTACTTTTTAACTCCAGGGCGTATAAAACGTTTTTTGGAGAATAATAGTCATATGAATTTCGAATATGAAGGTTACGATGATGAAATAATTGAATGGATTTCGGAAAACATACATCCTGAATGGTATTACGTTGAATACCTAAAGCAAGGAATTGGAATTCATCATGGAAAGACCCCTATTTTTTTAAGAAAATATATAGAAAATGAATATGCCAAATTAGATGGATGTATACATACTATACTGTGTACCAGTACTTTAGTTGAGGGAATAAATACTCCAACTAATAATTTAGTGATTGTAGACAAACCTCGAAATGTTTTTGAATTAAATAATCTTATTGGAAGAGTAGGTAGATTAAATATAGAAAATCCAAAACGTGGAGAAGTATATATAACAAATAAAGAGACCTATGAGATGTATAATCCTGATGATTGGATCGATTTGAAAATATTATTCGAAAGTTCTGAAATAAGCACTGATAGTATTGAAGATGAATGCTTATACTTGGATAAAGAATTACCACAGGAGGCGCAAGAGAGCGTAGATAGTTTATCTAATAGACTTGATGAAAAGTTTGGTATTAGATATGCCGAAATTATAGAAGCTGGTATTGAATTTAAGATATTGGATAGATTCATAGACAATTTTGATGGGATAACTAATCATGAAAAGGAAATTAGGGTAATATCAGATATCAAATTCAAAATATTGAATGTGGATAATAAGTATTTAAATGGAACAAAATTAAAAACATATTCGTTTTATAATCAAAATAGCGAGGAAAAATATATTTCATTTGATCCTGTATACAATATGCTTGTTTCTACTAAAGGAATGAAATTTGTAATTGATAAATTTATCAAGACATACAGTGAATATACAACAGAAGATATAAATCTATTTATCGATACGTTATTTCAAATTGATGAGTTCATAAAGTTTAAGATGATGAAAATAATTACCATTTATGAATTATTTGATGAGAAAGGGATATTTAATAGAGAACAAAATAGGGCATTTATACAAAGTATGAATATGATAAAAGCTTATTCTGATTCAGAAGATGGATATGAAAGAATTTTGGTTGATCTAGGATTTCCTAAAGAAGATATAAATTTAATTAGTAACAAAATAGTTAGGTATCTTGATACTAACGGAACTGAGAATAAGTTAATTAAACTAAAAAAAGATAGAACGGTATTTAACCAACTATCTCCATTTGGGAAAGGTATAATTAATAAAATGAGAAGTCATGATTAA
- a CDS encoding Hachiman antiphage defense system protein HamA: protein MMILVHYTTQEFVFNTFKASGEITYQDRIEEVKNYYERYHRTQENLFLIISFTNNSKVDYRVGKITAINDSFIFNKVAKELSNILIEELGIRNSNTYDLGVFYKVLRIENKLEFRNKNLDRYSSKIRLKYFTWKELISNNEILFKKISDIIFNKDNVIKLASTYNPDLTYSQALITKKYFSALQNIGFISEDRININHTVLHGDIGEFLMHTLVSEFIESIGDKYIYPKLIFKTSPSMAVYGNDGSIYIPEKKEIYYLEAKFYSSLNQAINKAVDSLEKHNDDLHEDMNYSAELFRNIKTNRTNELVEITDDVTEKLIIFLICDDIYKEDEVKNMIEKNSNFLELKEKFETLVFVLPILDKNDFLEFFQAQSMLEGKEYYE from the coding sequence ATGATGATACTAGTGCATTATACGACACAGGAATTTGTATTTAATACATTTAAAGCTTCTGGAGAGATTACGTATCAAGATCGCATTGAAGAGGTGAAAAATTATTATGAACGATATCATAGAACTCAAGAAAATTTATTTCTTATTATATCTTTTACTAATAATTCAAAAGTTGATTATAGGGTAGGGAAAATTACGGCTATTAATGACAGCTTTATTTTTAATAAAGTTGCTAAAGAATTATCGAATATTCTTATAGAAGAGTTGGGCATTAGGAATAGTAATACATATGATCTAGGTGTTTTTTACAAGGTATTACGGATTGAAAACAAGCTAGAATTTAGGAATAAGAACTTAGATAGATATTCAAGTAAAATAAGACTTAAATATTTTACTTGGAAAGAGTTAATATCGAATAATGAGATTTTGTTCAAAAAAATATCAGATATCATTTTTAATAAAGATAATGTTATAAAGTTAGCAAGTACCTATAATCCTGATTTAACATATAGTCAAGCTTTAATTACAAAAAAATATTTTAGTGCTTTACAAAATATAGGATTTATAAGCGAAGATCGAATAAACATTAATCATACAGTGCTACATGGAGATATAGGTGAATTTCTTATGCACACTTTAGTAAGTGAGTTTATTGAAAGTATTGGTGATAAATATATATATCCTAAGCTTATATTTAAAACTAGCCCTTCAATGGCTGTATATGGAAATGATGGTTCAATATATATACCAGAAAAAAAAGAAATATATTATTTAGAAGCAAAATTTTATAGTAGTTTGAATCAAGCAATAAATAAGGCTGTAGACTCACTTGAAAAACATAATGATGATTTGCATGAGGATATGAATTATAGTGCTGAACTTTTTAGAAATATTAAAACTAATAGAACAAATGAATTGGTTGAAATAACAGATGATGTAACAGAAAAACTAATTATTTTTTTAATATGTGATGATATTTATAAAGAAGACGAAGTAAAAAATATGATTGAAAAAAACAGTAATTTTTTAGAACTTAAAGAAAAATTTGAAACCTTAGTATTTGTACTACCAATCTTAGATAAAAATGATTTTTTAGAATTCTTTCAAGCCCAATCTATGTTAGAAGGGAAAGAATATTATGAATGA
- a CDS encoding helix-turn-helix domain-containing protein, whose translation MQKIRPDMDIGKNIQRLRNDSKMTQDQVVAKMNVMGLNISKSTYAKLETNRMNIRVSELVALKIIFNAEFNDFFENLNLK comes from the coding sequence ATGCAAAAGATAAGACCAGATATGGATATTGGAAAGAACATTCAACGACTAAGAAATGATTCCAAAATGACACAAGATCAAGTAGTAGCAAAGATGAATGTCATGGGATTAAATATTTCAAAAAGTACATATGCAAAATTAGAAACTAATCGCATGAATATACGCGTAAGTGAACTTGTTGCACTGAAAATAATTTTCAATGCTGAGTTTAATGATTTCTTTGAGAATTTAAACCTGAAATAA
- a CDS encoding relaxase/mobilization nuclease domain-containing protein: protein MAITKIWSIKKTLDKAINYILDPIKSKYVYSYACAPETADLEFELTLDQNSRSGGSNKAYHIIQSFKPEEISPEQAHEIGKQLLEQHLQGKHEYILTTHIDKEHIHNHVIFCASSFVDHKKYNDCTKTYYQLREASDILCAEHGLSVIPPNQNKGKSHYEWQMAQQGNSWKTQLRTVIDMCIQSSRTFEDFTSQMQAHGYEIKYGKHIAFRADKQKRFTRAMQLGENYTEENIKLRITQKDRLPIKKTKKISLKNEPLSVMVALENNKKVIKSKGYEHWAKLHNLKQNAKTVNLLKELGITSLEEWEQKKINNQEMMNANISDIKAIETKLANTQFILKQLDIYENTKGIYNSREKQMVNSNKQESAIRLYKIAVKALKQANIKPSKQIKHELHRKVQALKNQREQLYEKHKECKKVQKQDQIIEQNLMQLLESVKKVAVEKER, encoded by the coding sequence ATGGCGATTACAAAGATATGGTCTATCAAAAAAACGCTTGATAAAGCAATAAATTATATTCTTGATCCAATCAAATCGAAATATGTTTATAGTTATGCCTGCGCACCCGAAACTGCCGACTTAGAGTTTGAATTAACATTAGACCAAAATAGTCGTTCGGGAGGTAGCAATAAAGCGTATCATATTATTCAATCTTTTAAACCAGAAGAAATTAGTCCAGAACAAGCACATGAAATCGGAAAACAATTACTGGAGCAACACTTGCAAGGTAAACATGAATATATATTAACGACACATATAGATAAAGAACATATTCACAATCACGTGATATTTTGCGCATCTAGCTTTGTAGATCATAAAAAATATAATGATTGCACCAAAACATATTATCAACTGAGAGAGGCGAGCGATATATTGTGCGCAGAACATGGACTTTCTGTGATTCCGCCAAACCAAAATAAAGGCAAGAGTCACTATGAGTGGCAAATGGCTCAGCAAGGAAACAGCTGGAAAACACAACTGAGAACTGTCATTGATATGTGTATACAAAGTAGTAGAACATTTGAAGATTTTACAAGCCAAATGCAAGCACATGGATATGAGATTAAATATGGAAAACATATTGCTTTTCGTGCTGATAAACAAAAACGATTCACACGGGCGATGCAATTAGGCGAAAACTATACAGAAGAAAATATCAAATTACGTATCACACAAAAAGATAGGCTGCCAATCAAAAAAACTAAGAAAATAAGCCTGAAAAACGAGCCGCTTAGTGTTATGGTTGCACTGGAGAATAACAAAAAAGTCATTAAAAGTAAAGGCTATGAGCATTGGGCAAAATTGCATAACCTTAAACAAAATGCGAAGACAGTAAATTTATTGAAGGAGCTTGGTATTACTTCTCTTGAAGAATGGGAGCAGAAAAAAATAAACAATCAAGAAATGATGAATGCTAACATTTCAGATATTAAGGCGATTGAAACAAAACTAGCTAATACACAATTTATTTTGAAGCAACTTGATATTTATGAAAATACAAAAGGAATATATAATTCTAGAGAAAAGCAAATGGTGAACTCCAATAAACAAGAGTCAGCTATCCGATTATATAAAATTGCTGTTAAGGCGCTTAAACAAGCTAATATAAAGCCAAGTAAGCAGATAAAACATGAGTTACATCGAAAAGTTCAAGCATTGAAAAATCAGCGAGAACAGCTATATGAAAAGCATAAAGAGTGCAAGAAAGTTCAAAAACAAGATCAAATTATTGAACAAAATTTGATGCAACTTTTAGAATCAGTGAAGAAAGTTGCTGTGGAGAAAGAACGTTAA
- a CDS encoding plasmid mobilization protein translates to MANRNRNIDLKFRVNEEEKTFIEMKMKEAGITNREAYLRKMAIDGAIIVSNYDETKKLTMELNKIGTNINQIARVANIDNKISNENVKKIEEMMQKVWRLQRYGLSKKRLIKQ, encoded by the coding sequence ATGGCGAATAGAAATCGAAATATAGATTTAAAGTTTAGAGTTAATGAAGAAGAAAAAACATTTATTGAAATGAAAATGAAAGAAGCAGGAATAACAAATCGTGAAGCTTACCTAAGAAAGATGGCAATTGATGGTGCAATTATTGTTTCAAATTATGATGAAACTAAAAAGCTTACTATGGAGCTAAATAAAATTGGCACTAATATTAACCAGATTGCACGGGTAGCAAACATAGATAATAAAATTTCAAATGAGAATGTCAAAAAAATAGAGGAGATGATGCAAAAGGTATGGCGATTACAAAGATATGGTCTATCAAAAAAACGCTTGATAAAGCAATAA